In Pedobacter sp. WC2423, the following are encoded in one genomic region:
- a CDS encoding DUF1345 domain-containing protein, with protein MNIARVDAHHKLYLSLIVALIVFVVCYGKMSASTQFILVWIGYAVTQLGLSWATIFKVHPLEMKKISKVQDNNRTLIFMFVLVAALMSLFVVVLLLKSTQHLTGSALTLHILLSIAAVICAWALVHTTFVFRYAHLYYESKGKNLAKSVKNGAGLKKTGTTEKEEDTSKYKEGLEFPEEKTPDYLDFTYFSFVIGMTFQVSDVEISSRRIRRLALMHSLVSFAFNTVIVALSINIISGLMTK; from the coding sequence ATGAATATAGCCCGGGTGGACGCTCACCACAAATTATACTTATCGTTAATCGTAGCATTGATCGTCTTTGTAGTATGCTATGGAAAGATGTCAGCCTCAACGCAATTTATTTTAGTTTGGATTGGTTATGCTGTAACGCAATTAGGTCTTTCATGGGCAACCATTTTTAAAGTACATCCCCTTGAAATGAAAAAGATTTCAAAAGTACAGGATAATAACCGCACCCTCATTTTTATGTTCGTGCTCGTAGCTGCTTTAATGAGCCTTTTTGTCGTAGTTCTTTTATTAAAATCAACTCAGCATCTTACAGGATCAGCACTTACATTACATATTTTATTGTCTATAGCAGCCGTGATATGTGCCTGGGCATTAGTGCATACTACATTTGTATTCAGGTATGCGCATCTTTACTATGAGTCTAAGGGTAAAAACCTGGCTAAATCTGTTAAGAATGGGGCCGGTTTGAAAAAAACTGGTACTACTGAAAAAGAAGAAGACACCTCAAAGTATAAAGAAGGCTTGGAATTTCCAGAAGAAAAGACTCCTGACTATCTGGATTTTACTTATTTTTCCTTTGTTATCGGAATGACTTTCCAGGTTTCTGATGTCGAAATCAGCTCCAGGAGAATCCGCCGCCTGGCTTTAATGCATAGTTTAGTCTCATTTGCTTTTAATACAGTAATCGTTGCCCTGAGTATTAATATTATCTCTGGCCTGATGACCAAATAG
- a CDS encoding RNA polymerase sigma factor, which yields MSSNDFNFRLYSYKDSLQSFAISFTRDMEDANDLVQDTMLKAINYSNHFKEGTNFKAWLYTIMKNTFINNYRRATKTNSIMTVTDEITSDKLHFSASVNDSDGKFVMEDIYKALAKLQPEYYIPFLKYFEGFKYHEIAEQLEIPIGTVKTRIHIARQLLKKSLKMHSDNFMRKAN from the coding sequence ATGAGTAGCAACGACTTTAATTTTCGACTTTACAGTTACAAAGATTCTCTACAATCATTTGCTATTTCTTTCACCAGAGATATGGAAGATGCGAATGATCTGGTACAGGATACCATGTTAAAAGCCATTAATTATTCCAACCATTTTAAGGAGGGAACAAATTTTAAAGCCTGGTTATATACCATCATGAAAAATACCTTCATTAACAATTACCGCAGGGCAACAAAAACTAATTCTATCATGACTGTGACCGATGAAATCACTTCAGATAAATTACATTTTAGTGCCTCAGTAAATGATAGTGATGGAAAGTTTGTTATGGAAGACATTTATAAAGCACTTGCCAAATTACAGCCGGAATACTATATTCCATTCCTTAAGTATTTTGAAGGTTTCAAATATCATGAAATTGCCGAACAGCTGGAAATTCCAATTGGTACAGTTAAAACAAGAATACATATCGCGAGACAGCTGCTGAAAAAAAGTTTAAAAATGCATAGTGATAATTTTATGCGCAAAGCTAATTAA
- a CDS encoding DEAD/DEAH box helicase — translation MTDIPNLFETARTPSNTYIITDFKPALFNTVFILKHSSAQADTTAPNYFNLVPQHISIGYASFFNNSSAIKFPQVDVRLHQNNLILSCRCSAIKSRLCEHQMQVLFNLIERPELRIFFDQQLRHEKIRTFATAYGLENESPDDLFTLEYANKKFEIIPVIKDLLPITKENNNLLKELLLPKPGLPFLKHSPVEEDTNKILVLKQHRYYSHFQADLLECALTATGKIKNPLKQLNAMDYIWATENPEELKFYTAVSKFQQNYETAQAEADVNGLKALVKNPLELAVFYHDPKISPNLTISSIIPVNLKSLQLDIRLAVNLTNGFYTISGELILENKTYDLKFLNLKFSYFIFYNDTLYLIDNPDFLRVVDFFRQNNNHLVIHESKYPEFKEDILSRLENKIHINYSYLKPATHEQLVETHFDQSTEKIIYLSDSENYVLITPVMKYGNVEVPVLSRKQIHAADHAGNIFTVTRDEQQELQFISSMTRQHPHFEEQLDKDCFYLHKKRFLDEGWFLAAFEEWHQQNITILGFNQLKGNHVNPNKAKITIAVNSGLNWFDTAFEVAFGNQKVPLKHLHRSIRNKSKFVKLGDGTMGLLPQEWIDRLTKYFNAGEVVDESIRTPKVNFTEITDLYEEEVLSTVVKLELSAYKAKIADFKNIKKVEIPAALNATLRDYQKEGLNWLNFLDEFNFGGCLADDMGLGKTIQIIAFILSQRNKGHQNTNLIVVPTTLIFNWQAEIAKFAPDLKIHTIYGADRIKDHEDFSNYEIILTSYGTLLYDINWLKNYFFNYIFLDESQTIKNPDSLRYSAVRLLQSRNKIAITGTPIENNTFDLYGQLSFACPGLLGSKQYFRDHYSSPIDKFKDTRAATNLKKKVSPFILRRTKKEVASELPDKTEMVIYCEMGTTQKNAYDACKNEYKKFLLSEKDDHAEKHTLHILKGLTQLRQICNSTALLKDNLLHGATSSKITTLMEEIDSHSPQHKILVFSQFVTMLDLIKKELEHKEIPFEYLSGKTTNREKKVENFQQNDNIRVFLISLKAGGTGLNLTQADYVYLVDPWWNPAVENQAIDRCYRIGQKKNVVAIRLICPDTIEEKIMKLQETKKELVNDIIQTDTSLLKSLSKADLIELFS, via the coding sequence ATGACCGACATTCCCAACCTATTTGAAACTGCCAGAACCCCCTCCAATACCTATATAATCACTGATTTTAAGCCCGCTCTTTTCAATACAGTTTTTATATTAAAACACAGTTCCGCTCAGGCTGATACTACGGCACCAAATTATTTCAATCTCGTACCCCAGCACATTTCTATAGGTTACGCCTCTTTTTTCAATAATAGCAGTGCCATTAAATTCCCGCAAGTTGATGTCCGGCTTCATCAAAACAATTTAATTTTATCCTGCCGTTGCTCTGCCATTAAAAGCAGACTATGCGAACACCAGATGCAGGTACTCTTTAACCTGATAGAACGTCCAGAGCTCCGCATTTTTTTTGACCAGCAGCTCAGACATGAAAAAATAAGAACATTCGCGACTGCTTATGGTCTGGAGAATGAAAGTCCTGACGATTTGTTCACCCTGGAATACGCCAATAAGAAATTTGAGATCATTCCTGTGATCAAAGACCTGCTTCCCATCACAAAAGAGAATAATAACCTCCTTAAGGAGCTGCTCTTACCAAAACCAGGGCTTCCATTTTTAAAACATAGCCCTGTAGAAGAAGACACCAATAAGATCCTGGTTTTAAAACAGCACCGTTATTACTCTCATTTTCAGGCAGACTTGCTGGAATGCGCACTAACAGCTACTGGTAAAATAAAAAACCCATTGAAGCAATTGAATGCAATGGATTACATATGGGCGACAGAAAATCCAGAAGAACTAAAATTCTATACAGCAGTCTCCAAATTCCAGCAGAACTATGAAACTGCTCAGGCAGAGGCAGATGTCAATGGACTAAAAGCCCTCGTCAAAAACCCTCTTGAATTAGCTGTCTTTTACCATGACCCGAAGATTTCTCCAAACCTGACTATTAGTTCTATCATCCCAGTCAACCTAAAAAGCCTTCAACTCGACATCCGTCTTGCTGTAAACCTAACAAATGGCTTCTACACGATTTCAGGTGAGCTTATTTTAGAAAACAAAACATACGACCTTAAGTTCCTCAACCTAAAATTCAGCTATTTTATATTTTACAACGACACCCTATACCTCATCGATAACCCGGATTTCCTGAGAGTTGTGGATTTCTTCAGGCAAAATAACAACCATCTGGTGATCCATGAATCAAAATATCCGGAATTTAAAGAAGACATCCTTTCCAGACTAGAGAACAAAATTCATATCAATTACTCTTACCTGAAACCCGCTACCCACGAACAATTAGTAGAAACCCACTTTGATCAGTCCACAGAAAAAATAATTTATCTCTCAGACTCTGAAAACTACGTTTTAATTACCCCCGTAATGAAATATGGGAATGTTGAGGTTCCCGTCCTGTCCAGAAAGCAAATCCATGCCGCAGATCATGCCGGTAATATATTTACCGTAACCCGGGATGAACAGCAGGAGCTGCAGTTTATCTCTTCCATGACCCGTCAGCATCCCCACTTTGAAGAGCAGCTGGACAAAGACTGCTTTTACCTGCATAAAAAACGTTTCCTCGACGAAGGATGGTTCCTGGCTGCCTTTGAAGAATGGCATCAGCAAAACATCACCATACTAGGCTTTAACCAACTTAAGGGCAATCACGTCAACCCTAACAAGGCCAAAATAACCATCGCCGTAAACAGTGGCCTCAACTGGTTTGACACTGCATTCGAAGTCGCATTCGGCAATCAGAAAGTACCGCTCAAACACCTGCACAGATCAATCAGAAATAAAAGCAAATTTGTCAAACTCGGTGACGGCACTATGGGTCTGCTCCCCCAGGAATGGATCGATCGCCTGACTAAATATTTCAATGCCGGAGAGGTCGTAGACGAATCCATCCGTACCCCAAAAGTAAACTTCACTGAAATCACAGACCTTTACGAAGAAGAGGTGTTGTCCACAGTAGTAAAACTGGAACTAAGCGCCTATAAAGCAAAGATTGCAGACTTTAAAAACATCAAAAAAGTAGAAATTCCAGCTGCCCTGAACGCAACCCTTCGTGACTACCAGAAAGAAGGCCTGAACTGGCTGAACTTCCTCGATGAATTTAATTTCGGCGGCTGTCTGGCAGATGATATGGGTTTGGGTAAAACCATCCAGATCATTGCATTTATACTTTCCCAGCGCAATAAAGGTCACCAAAATACCAACCTCATTGTTGTACCCACTACCCTGATCTTTAACTGGCAGGCAGAAATAGCGAAATTTGCCCCCGACCTTAAAATACACACCATTTACGGTGCAGACCGGATAAAAGATCACGAAGACTTCAGCAATTACGAAATTATTCTGACCTCTTATGGCACCCTGCTCTACGATATCAACTGGCTAAAAAACTACTTCTTTAATTATATTTTCCTGGATGAGTCCCAGACTATAAAAAATCCAGACTCCCTGCGTTACAGCGCAGTTCGTTTGCTGCAATCCAGAAATAAGATTGCTATAACTGGTACCCCGATCGAAAATAACACCTTTGACCTTTACGGACAACTCTCCTTTGCCTGTCCCGGATTACTCGGCAGTAAACAATACTTCAGGGACCATTACTCTTCCCCGATAGATAAATTCAAAGACACCCGGGCCGCCACCAACCTAAAAAAGAAGGTGAGTCCCTTTATCCTGCGCAGAACAAAAAAAGAAGTGGCCTCAGAACTCCCGGACAAAACCGAGATGGTGATTTACTGTGAGATGGGCACCACTCAAAAAAACGCCTACGACGCCTGCAAAAACGAGTACAAGAAATTCCTGCTATCCGAAAAAGACGACCACGCAGAAAAGCACACCCTACACATCCTCAAAGGCCTAACCCAGCTCAGACAGATCTGTAACTCTACTGCCCTGCTCAAAGACAACCTTCTTCACGGTGCCACCTCTTCTAAAATCACGACACTGATGGAAGAAATAGACAGTCACTCCCCCCAGCATAAAATCCTGGTATTCTCACAATTCGTGACGATGCTTGACCTGATCAAAAAAGAACTCGAGCACAAGGAGATCCCATTTGAATACCTCAGTGGAAAAACCACAAACAGAGAAAAGAAAGTAGAAAACTTCCAGCAGAACGACAACATACGCGTCTTCCTGATTAGTCTGAAAGCAGGCGGAACCGGCCTTAACCTTACCCAGGCAGACTACGTATACCTCGTAGACCCCTGGTGGAACCCTGCCGTAGAAAACCAGGCTATCGACCGTTGTTACCGGATCGGCCAGAAGAAAAACGTAGTGGCGATCAGATTAATCTGTCCAGACACTATCGAAGAAAAGATCATGAAACTTCAGGAAACAAAAAAGGAGCTCGTTAACGACATCATACAAACCGATACTTCCCTACTAAAGTCACTCTCAAAAGCTGACCTTATCGAACTATTCAGTTAA
- a CDS encoding DUF4249 domain-containing protein — translation MMRRSIRVFCLLILPFIFSACEKVIDVKLDGSAIQIVIEGEITANAGPYQVSVSETKDFSGDNNFVGRNDAVVEIKDVTAGVTEMLTNKSAGVYTTSTLQGIAGHTYQMTVKLSGKTYVATSAIPLKAVKVDKLYAKYFELDKDKIFMVPVFTDPVGKGNYYRVRQWVNGILVKGSFVRNDDATDGRTFDNQLYYETDKKFGNPLINNGDLMRVELQCIDKGTYDYYRTLNATIGQETDNPANPLSNISGGALGVFNACQSTNISAIAKF, via the coding sequence ATGATGAGACGCAGTATTCGTGTTTTCTGTTTATTGATATTACCGTTTATTTTCAGTGCTTGTGAAAAAGTGATTGATGTAAAGCTGGATGGTTCGGCTATACAAATCGTAATTGAGGGTGAAATTACTGCCAATGCGGGGCCTTATCAGGTGAGTGTTTCGGAAACAAAAGATTTTAGTGGTGATAATAATTTTGTGGGCCGCAATGATGCAGTAGTCGAAATTAAGGATGTAACTGCGGGGGTTACAGAAATGTTAACGAATAAGAGTGCTGGTGTTTATACAACGAGTACGTTGCAGGGGATAGCTGGTCATACTTACCAGATGACTGTAAAGTTGAGTGGCAAAACTTATGTAGCGACTTCTGCGATTCCTTTGAAGGCGGTTAAGGTGGATAAGCTTTATGCAAAATATTTTGAGCTGGACAAGGACAAGATTTTTATGGTGCCTGTGTTTACTGATCCGGTGGGTAAGGGGAATTATTACAGAGTCAGACAATGGGTAAATGGCATATTGGTAAAGGGGTCTTTTGTTCGCAATGATGATGCGACCGATGGCAGGACTTTCGATAATCAGCTTTATTATGAGACGGATAAGAAGTTTGGTAATCCGCTGATCAATAATGGTGATTTAATGCGGGTGGAGTTGCAGTGTATTGATAAGGGTACTTATGATTATTATAGAACTTTAAATGCGACTATTGGTCAGGAAACTGATAACCCAGCGAATCCGCTGAGCAATATTTCTGGTGGTGCTTTAGGGGTATTTAATGCTTGTCAGTCTACGAATATAAGTGCTATAGCTAAATTTTAA
- a CDS encoding TonB-dependent receptor has translation MTIKALFIISLLIFLTTFKINAQTKHTISGYVKDARTGEQLIGTTIRVEGAANVSTTSNEYGFFSLTTQSGLYKLLIGSVGYIIDTRTINLDKNIQLKISLVPQDNNLSEVVISAAPKDERVKSAKMGVEKLSMKEIDRVPVLFGERDLIKVVQLLPGVKSAGEGNSGFFVRGGAADQNLILLDEAIVYNPSHLLGFFSTFNSDAIKDVTLYKGNTPAQYGGRLSSVMDVKMNEGNNQKLSVNGGIGIIASRLTVEGPIVKNKGSFLISARRTYVDAFLKASSDTVIKKSALYFYDLNLKANYQFGEHDKVFLSGYLGQDKLGLGGLFGLDWGNKTATLRWNHQFSPKLFSNTSLIYSDYRYNIDLTNSSSFNGRITSQIKDWNLKEEFSFYPNTNNTWKFGVNSIYHTIKPGEYSGDFTLRSQAYTHSWENAAYASNEWKASDRLKVEYGVRVSAFSVLGGDNNFYTLNSAGTISDTLHYDKGKIVKTYLNLEPRFSAAYQLNTVSSLKAAYGRNTQSIHQLSNSATSSPTDKWVATNNIIKPETSDQVSLGYFRNLKDNTFEFSAETYYKVMNNQVDYRDGANIRSNDPIEPQLLFGKGRAYGIELLLRKKTGRLTGWIGYTLSRSEKMIDGINNGDWYAARQDRTHDLSVVGMYEVNKKWSLSATFVYYTGNAVSFPSGKYYSDNQVVFLYTQRNAYRMPAYHRLDLSATCKLKERKNFSSELAFGLYNAYGRENAYAITFRDNPDDRSRTQAVQTSLFRFVPSFSYNFKF, from the coding sequence ATGACTATAAAAGCACTGTTCATTATATCTTTGCTGATTTTTCTAACTACTTTTAAAATCAATGCGCAAACAAAACATACCATCAGCGGTTATGTGAAAGACGCCCGGACGGGTGAACAATTAATTGGCACGACAATCAGAGTGGAGGGAGCTGCTAATGTCTCCACAACTTCCAATGAATATGGTTTTTTCTCCCTGACTACACAAAGCGGGCTTTATAAATTACTGATTGGTTCTGTGGGTTATATCATTGATACCAGAACAATCAATCTGGATAAAAATATACAGCTTAAAATTTCTTTGGTTCCTCAGGATAATAATCTTTCTGAGGTCGTAATCTCAGCAGCACCTAAGGATGAACGTGTCAAGTCTGCAAAAATGGGGGTTGAGAAACTGAGCATGAAAGAGATTGACAGGGTTCCTGTTCTTTTTGGAGAAAGGGACCTGATCAAAGTAGTACAGCTTTTACCGGGTGTAAAATCGGCGGGAGAGGGAAACAGCGGCTTCTTTGTGAGAGGTGGTGCTGCGGATCAGAACCTGATTTTACTGGATGAGGCCATCGTTTATAATCCTTCACATTTACTGGGTTTCTTTTCTACGTTCAATTCGGATGCGATTAAGGATGTAACCTTATATAAGGGAAACACGCCTGCACAGTACGGCGGACGTTTGTCTTCAGTGATGGATGTTAAGATGAATGAGGGAAATAACCAGAAGCTGAGTGTGAATGGGGGAATTGGGATCATTGCTTCGCGGTTAACGGTTGAAGGGCCAATTGTAAAGAATAAAGGATCCTTTTTAATCAGTGCCAGACGTACTTATGTGGATGCTTTTTTAAAAGCGAGCAGTGATACGGTAATCAAAAAGAGTGCTTTGTACTTTTATGATTTGAACCTGAAAGCGAATTACCAGTTTGGAGAGCATGATAAGGTTTTCTTATCTGGTTATCTTGGACAGGATAAGTTAGGCCTGGGCGGGTTATTTGGCCTGGATTGGGGAAATAAAACGGCTACTTTAAGGTGGAATCACCAGTTCAGTCCTAAGTTATTTTCTAATACATCTTTAATTTATAGTGATTACCGGTACAATATTGACTTGACAAATTCTTCTTCGTTTAATGGAAGGATCACTTCCCAGATCAAGGACTGGAATTTGAAGGAGGAATTCAGTTTTTACCCGAATACGAACAATACGTGGAAGTTTGGGGTGAACTCTATTTATCATACGATTAAACCGGGTGAGTATAGTGGCGATTTTACTTTACGGAGCCAGGCTTATACGCATAGCTGGGAAAATGCTGCTTATGCGAGTAATGAGTGGAAGGCTTCTGATCGTTTGAAGGTTGAGTATGGGGTACGTGTGAGTGCTTTCTCTGTTTTAGGTGGTGATAATAATTTTTATACATTGAATAGTGCAGGTACAATTTCGGATACGCTTCATTATGATAAGGGTAAAATTGTAAAAACTTATCTGAATTTAGAGCCTAGGTTTTCTGCGGCTTATCAGCTGAATACGGTTTCGTCTTTGAAAGCTGCTTATGGCAGAAATACACAGTCTATTCACCAGTTGTCGAATTCTGCCACGAGCAGTCCAACGGATAAATGGGTCGCTACTAATAATATTATCAAACCGGAAACTTCCGACCAGGTTTCACTGGGCTATTTCCGTAATCTGAAGGATAATACTTTTGAGTTTAGTGCGGAAACGTATTATAAGGTGATGAATAACCAGGTGGACTACAGGGATGGGGCGAACATCAGAAGTAATGATCCGATTGAGCCTCAGCTTTTATTTGGTAAGGGCAGGGCTTACGGGATTGAGTTGTTATTACGCAAAAAGACGGGCCGTTTGACGGGTTGGATTGGCTATACTTTATCGCGTTCGGAAAAAATGATCGATGGGATTAATAATGGGGATTGGTATGCTGCCAGACAGGATAGAACGCATGATCTCTCGGTTGTTGGGATGTATGAGGTGAATAAGAAGTGGTCACTTTCGGCAACTTTTGTTTATTATACGGGTAACGCAGTTTCTTTCCCGAGTGGTAAATATTATTCGGATAACCAGGTGGTTTTCTTGTATACGCAGCGTAATGCTTACCGTATGCCTGCTTATCACCGGTTGGATCTGAGTGCCACGTGCAAGTTAAAGGAGCGTAAAAACTTCTCTTCTGAGCTGGCTTTTGGATTGTATAATGCTTATGGGCGTGAAAATGCTTATGCAATTACTTTCCGTGATAATCCTGATGATCGTTCCCGTACACAGGCTGTACAGACTTCGTTGTTCAGGTTCGTTCCTTCTTTTTCTTACAACTTTAAATTTTAA
- a CDS encoding FHA domain-containing protein: MFDFFKKNKGNTPLDAKGLRDEILQFIKEELQQLDGGEGKYLKALELFVRVRAEELFNYETALYSAAPEKFQEEVQRIADNFALDLPDGWKLIVHYVTEFPEGVIQRTQLKVGLVLKSSGSTAAAGRESSLTASLKVITGRAEQEVYVIKAETGRINIGRESNVQGSDGSFRQNMIAFPAEAQDSNKYISRQHAHVEWDGQQACFKLYADEGGVPPGNKTKVRAAKDETTHKLNSTQVGYILKTGDQIILADVAVLEFTAL, from the coding sequence ATGTTTGATTTTTTCAAGAAGAATAAAGGAAATACACCTTTAGATGCCAAGGGTTTAAGGGATGAGATTTTGCAGTTTATTAAAGAAGAGCTGCAACAGCTGGATGGTGGAGAGGGCAAATATTTAAAAGCACTGGAGCTTTTTGTCAGGGTAAGAGCGGAAGAGTTATTTAATTATGAGACTGCTTTATATAGCGCTGCACCTGAAAAGTTTCAGGAGGAGGTACAGCGCATTGCTGATAATTTTGCCTTGGATCTTCCTGATGGATGGAAGTTGATAGTGCATTATGTGACTGAGTTTCCGGAAGGTGTGATTCAGCGTACCCAGCTTAAAGTAGGATTGGTACTGAAGAGTTCTGGTTCGACCGCTGCTGCTGGTCGTGAAAGTAGCTTAACTGCAAGTTTAAAGGTAATTACCGGCCGGGCTGAACAGGAGGTTTATGTGATTAAGGCAGAAACAGGACGGATTAATATAGGCAGAGAAAGTAATGTACAGGGAAGTGATGGTAGTTTCAGACAAAATATGATCGCTTTTCCGGCTGAGGCTCAGGATAGTAATAAATATATCAGCAGACAGCATGCACATGTGGAATGGGACGGGCAGCAGGCCTGTTTTAAGTTATATGCTGATGAGGGTGGAGTGCCTCCGGGAAATAAAACTAAAGTAAGAGCGGCGAAAGATGAAACTACACATAAGTTAAATTCCACGCAAGTGGGGTATATTTTGAAAACGGGTGATCAGATCATTCTTGCTGATGTGGCAGTGCTGGAATTCACGGCACTTTAG